CACAGGCTCCGACTTTGTCTGGCTCCCTTGCCACCCTTTTCAATGTATTCTTTGTGAGTCCAAACCCGAAAAGGCTCAACCTTTTACCATTTCCGCCACCGCCTCAAGACTCTCTTGTCAATCCCCTGCTTGTTCAGCAGCTCACTCATCTCTCTCCACTTCAAATTTATGCGCTATTGCTAAATGCCCCCTCGACTCCATTGAAATGTCTGATTGTAAATCTTTCTCTTGCCCCCCTCTTTATTATGCCTATGGAGATGGCAGTTTGATTGCCACACTCTATAAAGATTCTTTATCCATGCCAGTCTCAGCACACAAGTCTTTGGTTCTTTCTAATTTCGCCTTTGGTTGCGCCCACACCACTCTGGCGGAAACCGTCGGTGTTGCCGGCTTCGGTCGTGGCGTACTCTCATTTCCAGCCCAGCTTTCTTCTTTATCTCCTCGACTTGGAAACAGATTTTCTTACTGTCTTGTCTCTCACTCGTTTGATTCTGAGAAAACTCGCCGCCCGAGTCCGCTCATTTTTGGCCGCTATGAAGATAAAGAGAAGGTTGAAGAAAGGGATGAAACTGAGTTTGTGTACACTGAAATATTGAATAATCCGAAACATCCGTATTTTTATACTGTTGGGCTGAATGGAATCTCGGTGGGAAAAAAGAATATTCCGTCTCCTGGGTTTTTAAAAAGAGTTGACAGAAAGGGAAACGGCGGGATGGTGGTAGACTCAGGGACGACTTTTACTATGCTGCCCAAGAGTTTGTATGATTCAGTGGTAGTTGAGTTCGATCGCCGAGTTGGCGTGAGTCATGAGAGGGCTAGCGGCATCGAGGAAAAGACGGGGCTGAGTCCGTGTTACTACCTAGGGAAGATGGCGAATGTGCCAATGGTGAAGTTTCATTTTGTGGGTAACGGTTCGACTGTGGTGTTGCCCCGGAGGAATTATTTTTACGAATTTTTAGACGGTGAAGATGGGTCGGAGAAGAAGAGGAATGTGGGCTGTCTGATGCTGATGAACGGTGGTGATGAGGAAGAGTTGAGTGGTGGGCCAGGGGGTATTCTAGGGAATTACCAACAGCAGGGTTTTGAAGTGGTTTATGATTTAGGGAAAAAAAGGGTTGGGTTTGCTAGAAGGAAGTGCGCATCTTTGTGGGAAAACTTGAACAAAAACTAGCATACGCATGGTTGACTTTGGGTTAGGGGTCTTGGCATTTTGACTTATGGTGAATAATAATAAGGGGTTTAGAATTTGATTTCAGTCACACTTCattttttgctttataaaaTCCACCATAGTTTATACAATCACCTTGCCTGGCATGTGTATATAAATGTAGGTGGATATTTAAAGCAAAATATGAAGTGTGGGCAACGAAAGTAGAATAGATGGGGTTTTATTCTATGTTTAAATTGTATTCTAAAAAGGTTGCGAAGCAGATGTCGTTTTGATTCTTTTGAGTAAAAATTGTGTAATTGTTATTTGGTCTTTGTCACATCTCCGTAAAGTTAAGGGGGATCAAAATGTAAGGCTTTTTGTTCTTATCCACTGAGATGGGATGCGTTGAGACAGTGACCCAGACATGGCGCGGGTTAACTCACTCCTGCAATGGAAACCAGCTGTCTTATTGTATGAGGTGGACCCTATGTACCGGATTATTGATGTGGAGGTGCTTTCAGTCATCATTCCTGTGTAAGgggcatttaatttaaaaagtattttattatcaaaattaatataataatttaaaattttttaaatataaataattattatatttaataaaatttcattaataaatattaatatataattttatttaaaaattttaattataattattttaaaatattttttatattatttaatatattaataacaataaaattatttttacttaaaaattttaataaatacaattattattataataaaattgagattatttaaataatttttaaaatttaaataataaaatttattaaaatattttattaattataaataaaataaaatataatttatcaaaaaataataatcttctCAAATAAATATccataaaaaaactatataaatccCCTCATCGGTAAGCTCAATTTTTACACATAAGTAAAactcttctttttaattttttaagtatccAAACAGTGGAGGATTACATAAAAACCTTTAATAATAGCAAATCCCGTAAAGAAAATATCTTTTCTAATTGATGTTCAACAAGCATGTAGTGATAGAGACAGGTTTTGCCAGCGATTTTGGAAGCAGTGGCGGAAAGTGGTTCTGCTTCACCTAAACCATGCAAAAAAACCAAAGCCCActtgtttttttatgttgtttggcTGAAACTcaaaattcttcttttttttttttttcagataaaCCATAcaactattattatattattgttttagtaattgattttcaattataattactttcttcaattataatatcttctaataattttttttatttttttaatattagtaaaattaatctttattttaaataattttttattattataataaataatattatatatataacatttttaatatgtagattatatattttatttttaatttaaaattatttaattaaataataatatattatttatatatttaaattatttaaattatgaatatgttACGTATATTCTTCCAAAGTAAGGCGTCATAGTACGGCTGTTGTCATGCCTGTGACAGTGAGTGTTTGGTCACAGCCAGCTGTCTCCATTCGTGTGCTTCTAGATTCGTCTGCACTCTTTAACTCTCCGGcactattttatttcttagGACCACAACCAATAATTAAACGtggtaataattaaaatatactaacTTTGAAGATTTCGTTTTCAGACCCCAAACTCCAAGTATGCGGTCCTTTCACTGCCATATTCAACTTACATGCCATTTTATCTAATCCCTTCAGAATTTAGATTTTACCTGAGGAGACCATacgattaatttttttctttttttatttcaaaggAACATCAGAACATGTTTGGTTGGCAGTACTGGACCGCATTAAAGGTTTTAAAATTAGAACTGTGTTTGGCTTAGTTTGATAGAGGGAAATTGTTCtggaattttaaaaaacaaaaaaaccttaatacaatttctttaaatttaaaaaaaaaacgttCCTTACATTTTTCGTACTTAAATCATGTTTCTGTCTCCTttgaatcataattttttaataactaacgTTTTGGaacaaacaatttttctattgaaatgaGTGTTTTAACTGTCAAAATTACCTTATTACCCTTAAGTGATTGTTGATCAACTTTGACTGATTCTCGTGACATAGAATATGCATTAATTCTAAGTGGATGAacattcatatattattttcaatatatatattttttttatgagatttcATCCATTTCCTAaccaatctcaaatttttttaaaaatcacaaCCAAAGCATCCCTAATTTACAATTTCACTAATAATGAAGCAACTTAGActaaaaaaacataacattcacaataaacaaaatgaataatGTAAAGCCATACATTAATTTTCCTTACTTTGTattatttatgagtaatattatatgtatatatttttaatatataattttggatatacaaataatgtatcattatatgattgaatattattttatctttactttaaaattatctaattatatgctgatatatcatttatttactctaaatgtatatttaaaaatatgtacatagagttttattatttttttacagttCGATGAAAAAATAGATAGTCAGATAGGGGTAGGCCTAGATATGATCCAAGTCGGCTTAATCTCAAAAGTCTATTAAGCTTGATTTAACTCTACTCAAATtcgtttgatttaaatttggattgaacTTGCGCTTAAAGATTTGGCTCATTTTTTaactgagtcaaactcaagctaggGGATGTTTGGCTagaattagtaatttaaattcatgactCGAATTTACGGTTCGAATTTAATAATTCGAATTTGTGACTtggtttgacttgaataaaaaattttaaatattatttgggtTAAACGACTTGGTTTTGTCAATGAACCATGAACTTGAGTCATGAATTTAAGTTATACATTTGAATCATCAATTTGAACGATTAATTCGagtcaaaccaaactataaatttgaccAATTGATTCAAGTTatgaaatcaaaccaaactcgaaCTAAATCGAACTGAGTCATTTTTCATCTGAACTGAACTAGAATTagactatttttcattcaaatcaaacttgagctaaGAGATATTCGGACCCGATCTGAATCTACCTCTAGATGGGGGTATATAGAAACACTCTAACTTATTTTTGGATATAGGCCCATGATAAATTTCTCCCTACTCTTTCACGGCCCAACCACATCCCttcaattatcattaaaaaattcaaacatttttttattttttctcaaaatatgttatataaattcaataattataatacatGTATTTACAAATAAGAAAAGTAACAGAATTGACAGTTAGGGCTTGGGCCCGCTCTTTTCCCGCCACGAGAGAAAACTTGATTCCTTAAttactcttcaacttcaacacTTGCACCTTCCTTTTCAATCCACCATATCTGTTGTTGGAATTGCCATGCTcgtttctcttctctctctctctctctttttttttctttaaatttttccaCAGTTTCTTGTTACCCGTTCATTCCACATATGCAAGAATCAAATTTATCCTTATATTCGATTCCTCACCTTTGCTTcattcttttcaaattattttcttgtGGGTCAAGTCATCGGATTGAATTGCTCTCCTCTTTATGCTGTCTCAACATCGGTACTTCTTCATATTTCTGAATtgggcattttctttttctttttttcttctgtaGTTACCAAAACTTTTCATAAACTTAGTTGATTAAAATTTACAGAAACTTTGTTGAGATTTGTTCCTCTTTTGTTTAACAGTTTGGGGACAGGGCAGAAGGTTTGATGATTGTTAAGATTAGGCAATTGGAAGAATTTAAACATTACTGTCATATGTTTAGCATTTTCATTTAATACTTATAGTTGCTTATTGCAATTGAGTTGGGTACACATGAATTACGATGGGGAGATCATTATTCATGGGGATAGTGAAGAAGGTGAGGGATCAACTCCAAAGAAATATATTGGGGGAAAAACTAAATCTATGCATCCACCCCTTGAGTCTAATTGGGTTCTCCCAGCTGAAAAACAAGACAAACATCGTTCATCAACAAATACAGGCATTaacaaattgttaatttatCCAAAGAAGGTTCAACGGTCGCTGAAGAGAATTGGGAGGAGCAAAAGCATGAAAAATATCCTCGAAGGAACTCCTGATCCAAAATatgaagaaattgttaattcttTCCGTGAATTACTCTTTCTTGAGGGTCAGTTAACAACGAAAGACAATGACTATCACACACTTTTGCGGTAGGGTCAATTGTATTTTTGAGATATATGGAAAATTTGTGTTTCTTCTATGAATTCTTAGttacaaaatttagttttttttggtGGGTTTATCACAAAATGGTATTTTTCTGTGGTTTCAGATTTCTACGAATGAGGGATTTTGATGTTACAAAATCAAGAGAGATGTTCTTGAATTATCTCATGTGGCGCCAGGATTTTGGGGTTGATGCAATTACCAAGGTGAATTCTAGGCTCTTATCTTATCTTATACTTGGAAGTTGGAACTATTTTAATACTGTTggaattaatatatacaactattGTGAAGTTGTGTTCAGAATTCATATTTGGTCTCCAAAGGTATCAAATGGGGTTAAAAAAATTGCTTGGAATATGATAATCACCGATGTCTGTCAATAACAActcttcactttcttcaaattCCCTGAAAGGTGGCTCCTTATGGATATTTTGGATTCCACTTTCAGTGGCATCAAAATCACAGTTTTCTTTTCTAGATTAATCCAAGCTATACACGCTGATCctcaaaaatacatttatttttaagttgtGTGCCTTACTGAGTCCTGTTGAACTTCATCTGAGAAATCATGGACCTGTTAACTATATTCTTTCGCATGATACAATTGTTTTGAACATTCTGCAGGAATTTAAATTTGACGAGTTTAAGGAGGTCAAGCAATGCTATCCTCATGGATTTCATGGAGTTGATAAATTCGGTAGACCAATATACATTGAACAAATAGGGATGATAGATCTAAATGCCTTGCTGCAAGTAACCACAATTGAAAGATTTGTTAAGTATCATGTGTCTGAACAAGAGAAAACATTAAATTTGAGATACCCTGCTTGTTCGATTGCAGCCAAGAGGCATGTAGCATCAACCACAAGTATATTAGATGTGAAGGGAGTGGTGAGTTTCAGTTTACATCTTTTTCATCTTGCAAACTCTTCTCATAGACAATCatgttgtttttgttctttattcCAAATTAATCAACAGGATTTTGCAAAGATTATTGTAGAATTTCACTTATAGCAGTACTTTCTCTTTTTGCCTTGTGGAACTAGTTCATTCCCAGAGGACGAAAGGTATCCTTAATCACAAACCTTATACAACTATATGCTACAGAATGTTTCCTGAGAGTTGCCCCTTGGTCTCCAACTTTAGATTTATGAAAGAATCTCCTTCAAGGGTCTGAAGTTGTCAATAATGACTTATTATCACATTACTCTACTGCAAGTTAAAAATTGATCCATgaacttgaaatttaaaatctgTTTTTTTAAAGCTAGGAGCAGGGATGTTAATCTTAAGTTCTTGGGCTTATTTTCTGATGGTGATTCAAGGCTTCAAAGCATCTGTTTAACTCCTCTCTACAGACTTGATAGCAGAAGcgctataaatttaaaatcagtttTGATTGATTCATTCTCTGTAAGACTATTTTGGCTGGGAGAGAAAACTTAGCTATAAATTTATTCTATATTGAACTTCATTTTGTTgtgaattctaaaatttttaagtgcTATCTTGACCTAGGGAATGTCTAATTTCTCAAAGCCTGTAAGACAGCTCTTTATGGAAATTCAAAGGATTGATAGCAATTATTACCCAGAGGTAAGCAAATGTCATTGCTTTTCACTTTGAATAATCTATGAACAAGTAGATGGTTGAATGGTTAATTTGTGAGTCAGAACCAAGGGTTCATGGAAAGAAGTAGCTGTTGATTACCCAACAGCCACTGGGGCACAGCAGGATTGATACTTCTCATATACAATGTAGGACAGTAATATTGAATTTATGCATCAACCTTTTGAGGTCTTTTAGCTCATTTGGAAATGAGAGTGGTGTTGCTTTGGAAATATACAAACAGCCAGTTATAGATAGTATTACTCATTGAAGCTTAAACTATTTCTCAGATTGCCATTCTATTTGAGCATATTATGCTATACTAACTACCAGCCATTTTGGCATAAAACTATCTAGATCTGCTTTGAAAGCTGAGACAATAATTGGTagattttgagaaaaataaaagaaatattgttttcCTGTGCCTGCAATTGCGTAGCAAAATAACTCATTGATTAATAGAAAgattaacagaaaaataaaatccttGATTGATATCTATCAACCAAGGAAAATCTACCATACATAAGATAGTGCTTTAGATAACTCCATCCTATATTAATACAAAGGATGATCAATGAAACAAAATTGAAGTAAACAACATTTACAAtgtttattagaattttaattaaaggagAAATAGTGCATTTACATTTTCCTAGATTTCCAATTAGTTTTAGTCATTGATTCCTTATCTTTTcacttaaattgaatttaaatcgtGGAAGCAGAGATCTACATGGTTAACCTTCTTTGACAGAAATGGTCCTGAGGACAGACCAACTGGTGCCTCTGTTTATGTATGAGCATAAATTGAAGATGATGGGATATCAGGCTATGATAACTTTATCAATTCATAAATTTGGTTATTGAACTTTACAGACTTTGCACCATCTCTTCATAATCAATGCTAGCTCTGGGTTCAGGATGCTATGGAAAGTAATCAAGGCCTTTCTGGATGTACGTACATTAGCAAAGATTCAAGTAAGGATTCTTACCAATCCACAAATTTCATGTACAGTAGGATAAGAATACTGTGTGTACTTGTGCTTTTTCCTCAATAATGCCGTGTTTATTTTGACCATATGCGATTATTAAATTTCAGGTGTTGGGACACAACCACCTTAGTAACCTGGTTGAACTTATTGATCCAAGGTAACATTATTAGTGGATATCTATTTGTTTGCATGATTTTGTATAGATTATTGGTTGTGCatttaaaattacatgtttctgatgaaaaatattgggataaataaaaaatattttgcaaaCATGCAGTAATTTGCCACGTTTTCTGGGTGGAAACTGCACATGTTCTGATTACGGTGGTTGCCTGTTAAGTGACAAAGGCCCCTGGAATAATCCAGAAATTACAGAAATTCTTCAGGTCAATTTCCAGTTTATTCAAGATATTATTGACTGTTGTCAGGGATTGAGGACTTCAAATGAATGATGTCTAACATGTTGTGTTTTGTATCACCTTAATTGGCATGGACTTTTCACTTATATTACAGGCAGTTTCCGCAACAGAAGAGATGGAAAATTATGGAGGAGACAATGATGAGCCTAATGGAGATGCTATGTTGAATCATACGGTGAGAGAGACACTTTTGCTACTGATACACAGTTAGGCCCTGTCAACTGATTCCCAAGAGCTTTCTGGCTCAATTTGCAAATACATCATAATAAACTTGAAATTAGGGATTTTAGTGCATAATGGTTATAGTCATTGTTTCCTCTGCTGTCCTCTTATAGATGCTAGGGGATTTCAcaacccaattttttttaattaatgtattcaacctttataaaatataatacagGACTTTCAACAAGTTCAGGCCTCCAAGTATTCGGAAGATGTTTACAGCCCAACAACATGGAAAACTCTATTTGCAAGTTTGGTGCTTTTAACTGCACTACTTTATGTGTTTGGGGGAAAAAAACTATGGCTTGAAGTGTATTGAGAATGTCTGAATCAGAAAAACAACTACATTTAAAGAGTAGATTGCTTTGGGTTGTGATGTCAAATGCAACCCTTGTAAGCAATGTCCAATGTGCAAGTGGctttataattttcttgataACTGTTTCATTTGTAATGACAAacaaaaagagtttttttttttttccccataatcatatatataaaattgttcaGTGTTAGAATTTCCTAGTCAGCTTTCTctgttaaaagaaaaagtaactTGCTGGAGTTAAAGGCTTCATTTGTAAACTAAAACACAATGCAGCATAATGTGCAGAATGAAGAAGATACAGGAAATGAACAAATATCAGATATTAAGAAGCTTGCATTAGAGAAGATCCAGGCATTGGAAAGTGCATTTGAGGATACCAAGATGGTCGGTCAATTGCTAATATTAAGACTCTGATTCAATCTGTCTAAAAAACTAATCCAAATCCATTATTGACTGCTTCTGCATGACAGAAATTTCAGAAACTGGAAGCTGCAATTGAGGACACCAAAAGTGTAAGTCTTAAACTATGTCTATTCATTTCTCCCAGtcttatcaaattataattattattatttgtcatCTTTGCTTTGTTTCCTGTTAACAGGTCTTGAAAGAATTTTTGCAGTAtgtagaaaatatgaaaatttgaaccAAGAATTGTTTTCAGTGTTTCTGCTGAAAGCTAGGACTACTGTTGTGGTTTTGCTGAGGCACCTCAAGTGCTTTATGTGGGGGTCAAATGCATCTTAATATCTGTTTAATTGACCATGTTTAATTTATTGCCTTCATATTCATTCATATTTCAACTTTGAAGAATCTGTTTGACTCTATCTTCTTAATGCGCTATGGATGGAATAGCAACAAAACTGCCATGATTGAGGAAttgtca
Above is a genomic segment from Mangifera indica cultivar Alphonso chromosome 3, CATAS_Mindica_2.1, whole genome shotgun sequence containing:
- the LOC123211831 gene encoding phosphatidylinositol/phosphatidylcholine transfer protein SFH11 isoform X2 produces the protein MNYDGEIIIHGDSEEGEGSTPKKYIGGKTKSMHPPLESNWVLPAEKQDKHRSSTNTGINKLLIYPKKVQRSLKRIGRSKSMKNILEGTPDPKYEEIVNSFRELLFLEGQLTTKDNDYHTLLRFLRMRDFDVTKSREMFLNYLMWRQDFGVDAITKEFKFDEFKEVKQCYPHGFHGVDKFGRPIYIEQIGMIDLNALLQVTTIERFVKYHVSEQEKTLNLRYPACSIAAKRHVASTTSILDVKGVGMSNFSKPVRQLFMEIQRIDSNYYPETLHHLFIINASSGFRMLWKVIKAFLDVRTLAKIQVLGHNHLSNLVELIDPSNLPRFLGGNCTCSDYGGCLLSDKGPWNNPEITEILQAVSATEEMENYGGDNDEPNGDAMLNHTHNVQNEEDTGNEQISDIKKLALEKIQALESAFEDTKMKFQKLEAAIEDTKSVLKEFLQYVENMKI
- the LOC123210480 gene encoding probable aspartyl protease At4g16563, whose protein sequence is MAALIFMFYLLILIPYFFPASSVSSSQLVLLPLTHSLSKTQFNSIHQLLKSTTTRSANRFHRHHNSNQQVSLPLSSGSDYTLSFSLGDSNSSVSLYLDTGSDFVWLPCHPFQCILCESKPEKAQPFTISATASRLSCQSPACSAAHSSLSTSNLCAIAKCPLDSIEMSDCKSFSCPPLYYAYGDGSLIATLYKDSLSMPVSAHKSLVLSNFAFGCAHTTLAETVGVAGFGRGVLSFPAQLSSLSPRLGNRFSYCLVSHSFDSEKTRRPSPLIFGRYEDKEKVEERDETEFVYTEILNNPKHPYFYTVGLNGISVGKKNIPSPGFLKRVDRKGNGGMVVDSGTTFTMLPKSLYDSVVVEFDRRVGVSHERASGIEEKTGLSPCYYLGKMANVPMVKFHFVGNGSTVVLPRRNYFYEFLDGEDGSEKKRNVGCLMLMNGGDEEELSGGPGGILGNYQQQGFEVVYDLGKKRVGFARRKCASLWENLNKN
- the LOC123211831 gene encoding phosphatidylinositol/phosphatidylcholine transfer protein SFH11 isoform X4 — protein: MNYDGEIIIHGDSEEGEGSTPKKYIGGKTKSMHPPLESNWVLPAEKQDKHRSSTNTGINKLLIYPKKVQRSLKRIGRSKSMKNILEGTPDPKYEEIVNSFRELLFLEGQLTTKDNDYHTLLRFLRMRDFDVTKSREMFLNYLMWRQDFGVDAITKEFKFDEFKEVKQCYPHGFHGVDKFGRPIYIEQIGMIDLNALLQVTTIERFVKYHVSEQEKTLNLRYPACSIAAKRHVASTTSILDVKGVGMSNFSKPVRQLFMEIQRIDSNYYPETLHHLFIINASSGFRMLWKVIKAFLDVRTLAKIQVLGHNHLSNLVELIDPSNLPRFLGGNCTCSDYGGCLLSDKGPWNNPEITEILQAVSATEEMENYGGDNDEPNGDAMLNHTNEEDTGNEQISDIKKLALEKIQALESAFEDTKMKFQKLEAAIEDTKSVLKEFLQYVENMKI
- the LOC123211831 gene encoding phosphatidylinositol/phosphatidylcholine transfer protein SFH11 isoform X3; protein product: MNYDGEIIIHGDSEEGEGSTPKKYIGGKTKSMHPPLESNWVLPAEKQDKHRSSTNTGINKLLIYPKKVQRSLKRIGRSKSMKNILEGTPDPKYEEIVNSFRELLFLEGQLTTKDNDYHTLLRFLRMRDFDVTKSREMFLNYLMWRQDFGVDAITKEFKFDEFKEVKQCYPHGFHGVDKFGRPIYIEQIGMIDLNALLQVTTIERFVKYHVSEQEKTLNLRYPACSIAAKRHVASTTSILDVKGVGMSNFSKPVRQLFMEIQRIDSNYYPETLHHLFIINASSGFRMLWKVIKAFLDVRTLAKIQVLGHNHLSNLVELIDPSNLPRFLGGNCTCSDYGGCLLSDKGPWNNPEITEILQAVSATEEMENYGGDNDEPNGDAMLNHTNEEDTGNEQISDIKKLALEKIQALESAFEDTKMKFQKLEAAIEDTKSVSLKLCLFISPSLIKL
- the LOC123211831 gene encoding phosphatidylinositol/phosphatidylcholine transfer protein SFH11 isoform X1, with the protein product MNYDGEIIIHGDSEEGEGSTPKKYIGGKTKSMHPPLESNWVLPAEKQDKHRSSTNTGINKLLIYPKKVQRSLKRIGRSKSMKNILEGTPDPKYEEIVNSFRELLFLEGQLTTKDNDYHTLLRFLRMRDFDVTKSREMFLNYLMWRQDFGVDAITKEFKFDEFKEVKQCYPHGFHGVDKFGRPIYIEQIGMIDLNALLQVTTIERFVKYHVSEQEKTLNLRYPACSIAAKRHVASTTSILDVKGVGMSNFSKPVRQLFMEIQRIDSNYYPETLHHLFIINASSGFRMLWKVIKAFLDVRTLAKIQVLGHNHLSNLVELIDPSNLPRFLGGNCTCSDYGGCLLSDKGPWNNPEITEILQAVSATEEMENYGGDNDEPNGDAMLNHTHNVQNEEDTGNEQISDIKKLALEKIQALESAFEDTKMKFQKLEAAIEDTKSVSLKLCLFISPSLIKL
- the LOC123211831 gene encoding phosphatidylinositol/phosphatidylcholine transfer protein SFH11 isoform X5; the protein is MNYDGEIIIHGDSEEGEGSTPKKYIGGKTKSMHPPLESNWVLPAEKQDKHRSSTNTGINKLLIYPKKVQRSLKRIGRSKSMKNILEGTPDPKYEEIVNSFRELLFLEGQLTTKDNDYHTLLRFLRMRDFDVTKSREMFLNYLMWRQDFGVDAITKEFKFDEFKEVKQCYPHGFHGVDKFGRPIYIEQIGMIDLNALLQVTTIERFVKYHVSEQEKTLNLRYPACSIAAKRHVASTTSILDVKGVGMSNFSKPVRQLFMEIQRIDSNYYPETLHHLFIINASSGFRMLWKVIKAFLDVRTLAKIQVLGHNHLSNLVELIDPSNLPRFLGGNCTCSDYGGCLLSDKGPWNNPEITEILQAVSATEEMENYGGDNDEPNGDAMLNHTDFQQVQASKYSEDVYSPTTWKTLFASLVLLTALLYVFGGKKLWLEVY